A single region of the Streptomyces sp. NBC_01262 genome encodes:
- a CDS encoding DUF4184 family protein — protein sequence MTFPSHAAAVMPLKLLRPRWFDGVALVVGSTAPDLPYALGAPLPTYGHTWVGLALWGVPLTMTAALLIRWSAPVVAAHLPGWWQDYGVLGRVRHPWYITALSAWIGAITHRLWDEVTHDRLPGTSLGFAALGRPLLPGLPWWEALHAASSLLGLIGWIWATVHIGRHGLLRHWHGPPPQTARRPVLFWAAVAAALTMGTAISALLPDGRIPIVLGARLLDVFAGAFVVAASVIRLSPHARPELCSGPPSQVRPHPPAPPRAGRPEDQ from the coding sequence ATGACGTTTCCCTCCCATGCCGCCGCCGTCATGCCCCTCAAGCTCCTACGGCCCCGCTGGTTCGACGGCGTCGCACTCGTGGTCGGATCAACCGCTCCCGATCTCCCCTACGCGCTGGGTGCTCCCCTGCCGACCTACGGCCACACCTGGGTCGGGCTGGCCCTGTGGGGCGTGCCGCTGACCATGACTGCGGCCCTGCTCATCCGGTGGTCGGCGCCCGTCGTCGCCGCCCATCTACCGGGCTGGTGGCAGGACTACGGAGTCCTGGGACGCGTACGCCACCCCTGGTACATAACGGCGCTCTCGGCCTGGATCGGCGCGATCACCCACCGGCTGTGGGACGAGGTCACCCACGACCGCCTGCCAGGGACATCCCTGGGCTTCGCCGCCCTCGGCCGACCTCTACTCCCCGGCCTCCCCTGGTGGGAAGCGCTCCACGCCGCCTCCAGCCTGCTCGGGCTCATCGGCTGGATCTGGGCCACCGTCCACATCGGCCGCCACGGCCTGCTCCGACACTGGCACGGCCCGCCTCCCCAAACCGCCCGGCGACCCGTACTCTTCTGGGCCGCGGTGGCGGCGGCACTGACCATGGGCACCGCCATCTCGGCACTGCTCCCCGACGGCCGCATCCCGATCGTCCTCGGCGCACGTCTCCTGGACGTCTTCGCGGGCGCGTTCGTGGTTGCCGCATCCGTCATCCGCCTGTCGCCGCACGCCCGTCCCGAGCTCTGCTCTGGGCCGCCATCTCAGGTGCGCCCGCATCCCCCAGCCCCGCCACGGGCCGGAAGGCCTGAGGATCAGTGA